TGCCCACGTTGAGCAGCGGCGAACCGGTCGTACTGGCGACAACGCTTTGCACCTGCGCGTACGAGAGCAGCGTCGGCGTCACGGCCTTGCCGTTGGCCGTGGCCGTCACGCTCAGCGTGTACTTGCCGTCTGCCACCGCGTTACCGGCGTCGTCCTTGGCGTCCCACGTCAGGGCCTGCACGCCGGCATCGAGCGCACCCGCGTTGACGGTGCGGATCGTCTTGCCGGTGCTGTCCTTGATCTCGATCTTGACGGTGTCGGCATCGCTCGGCAGTTCGAAGCCGAACGGCGTGGCCGTCTTCGTGACGGTGCCGTCGTCTGCCTTGGTGCTGCCCACGCCGATGTTGGTGCCGGGAATCAGCACGCCCTTGCCGACCAGCGCTGCGGCCTGCAGGCTCTGCGTCGAGTTCAGTTGCGAGGTGACCGACGAGAGCGTGGTGTTCAGCTGCGTGATGCCCGAGACCGTGCTGATCTGCGCGAGCTGCGACGTGACCTGCGAGTTGTCCATCGGGTTGAGCGGATCCTGGTTGTTCATCTGAGCGACGAGCAACTTCAGGAAGCTGTTTTGCAGATCGTCCGCGCTACCGGCCGACGACTTCGAGCTGGAACTGTTGTTGGCAGTGCCGTTGATCGAGTCGAGGAAGTTCTGCGAAAAATTCGCGGCGTTCGACGTATTGATGCTGGCCATTTCTTCTGGTCTCCGCGCGGCCCCTTACTGGCCGACCGTGAGGGTTTTGAGCATGAGTGTCTTGGCGGTGTTGAGCGCTTCGACGTTGGCTTGATACGAGCGGGAAGCGGAGATCATGTTGACCATCTCTTCCACCGGATTCACGTTGGGCATGGTGACGTAGCCCTGTGCATTCGCGGCCGGGTTCTTCGGGTCGTACACGGTCTTGAGCGGCGACGGGTCTTCCACCACACCCGCGACCTTCACGCCGCCGACATCGGTGCCCGTGACCGGATTGACCTGAAACACGACCTGCTTGGCGCGGTACGGCTGGCCGTCGGGGCCAGTCACCGATTCGGCGTTGGCCAGGTTGCTGGCCGTCACGTTCATGCGCTGCGATTGCGCAGTCATGGCCGAGCCGGCAACGTCGAAGATGCTCATGAGTGGCATGGCGCTTACCCTTGACTGGTGATGGCGGCCAGCATCGTCTTGATCTGGCTGCTCAGGACTGTGAGGCCCGTCTGATAGTGCACGGCGTTGTCGGCGAAGTTCACACGCTCGGCATCGAGTTCGACGGTGTTGCCGTCGACGCTTTGCTGATACGGCACGCGGTAGAGCAGTTCCGGGCCGCCCATCGGCGGTGCCGTCGTCACACCGCGCCCGGCGATGTGGCGCGAGGACGTGCGCGAGAGCGACACGCTCGACTCGGTGGCGAGCTGCTGCTGCGCGCCGCGCTCGACGGCCTGACTCAACGCGTTATTGAAGTCGACGTCGCGCGACTTGTACCCCGGCGTGTCCGCGTTGGCGATATTCGACGAGATCACCTCCTGACGGTAGGCGCGCATAGCCAGCGCCTGCTGGGAGAATCGCAATGCCGCGTCCAGTTTGTCCATGATCTCGTCTCGCCCGATGCTTGCCTTGATGCCAGGTACTTGGGTAATGCTCAAGAAACTTGCCCGTGCTGCGTCCGGGGCCTGCTCAGTCGTTTGCTGCGCCGACTGGCGACCATCGCGCAGTGCGCAGACGGGGTGTCCTGCCCGGTCCGGAAAAAATAGCGACCTTTTGGCATGCTTCGCATCGTATGCGTACCCCCTGGGATTCAATCGGAGGAATAGGAAGGAGATTGACCGCCATTTCGAGCCATGCCCCGTGACGCGACATCTCTAGAATGGCTTCCTGACGGCATCGGGCGGGGTTCGCCCCCCAGGCACAGGGACACTGCCCGGTGTCGTCGGCTTCGCAACGCGCGAGCCGCCTGAGTCGTTGTTCAGGCAGGTCGAAAGGGTTTCAGCGTCGTACGCCAACGGAATCGTGATGCATCGTCGTGATGTATCGGTGCGCCGGGCGACGACCGCAAGGAGAGTGAGCATGGCAGGCAAATTCGGCG
This window of the Pandoraea sputorum genome carries:
- the flgD gene encoding flagellar hook assembly protein FlgD — protein: MASINTSNAANFSQNFLDSINGTANNSSSSKSSAGSADDLQNSFLKLLVAQMNNQDPLNPMDNSQVTSQLAQISTVSGITQLNTTLSSVTSQLNSTQSLQAAALVGKGVLIPGTNIGVGSTKADDGTVTKTATPFGFELPSDADTVKIEIKDSTGKTIRTVNAGALDAGVQALTWDAKDDAGNAVADGKYTLSVTATANGKAVTPTLLSYAQVQSVVASTTGSPLLNVGTGSNIKLSDVREIL
- the flgC gene encoding flagellar basal body rod protein FlgC gives rise to the protein MPLMSIFDVAGSAMTAQSQRMNVTASNLANAESVTGPDGQPYRAKQVVFQVNPVTGTDVGGVKVAGVVEDPSPLKTVYDPKNPAANAQGYVTMPNVNPVEEMVNMISASRSYQANVEALNTAKTLMLKTLTVGQ
- the flgB gene encoding flagellar basal body rod protein FlgB yields the protein MMDKLDAALRFSQQALAMRAYRQEVISSNIANADTPGYKSRDVDFNNALSQAVERGAQQQLATESSVSLSRTSSRHIAGRGVTTAPPMGGPELLYRVPYQQSVDGNTVELDAERVNFADNAVHYQTGLTVLSSQIKTMLAAITSQG